A section of the Vanessa tameamea isolate UH-Manoa-2023 chromosome 29, ilVanTame1 primary haplotype, whole genome shotgun sequence genome encodes:
- the LOC113403268 gene encoding large ribosomal subunit protein mL43, whose protein sequence is MSNKNMFMKSAFVRAPLQNGVGRYVCQLQRIVLKFCKSHGGSRGIRDFIEQDLVDFAKQNASVVVYLKPRRHRGPVLVAEYLNGDRVWMNVQNKTHSEITKWMEVLRTQQGDISGARLRKYQYTDYPSVQGPWTPFTFKDPELNVATLPDPKFGANNRLSISATEKLRLMFEKQAISEKDVKTGE, encoded by the exons atgtctaataaaaatatgtttatgaaatcGGCCTTTGTCCGAGCTCCTTTACAAAATGGTGTTGGTCGCTACGTATGCCAATTGCAAAGAATTGTTCTCAAATTCTGTAAAAGTCACGGGGGGAGCCGCGGAATTAG AGATTTCATCGAACAAGATCTAGTCGATTTTGCGAAACAAAACGCGAGTGTGGTCGTATACCTAAAGCCTCGTAGACATAGAGGACCTGTACTTGTTGCTGAGTATT tAAATGGGGACAGAGTCTGGATGAATGTGCAAAATAAGACTCACTCGGAAATCACAAAATGGATGGAAGTACTTCGTACACAGCAAGGAGACATTTCGGGAGCTCGTCTCAGAAAATACCAATACACTGATTACCCATCTGTCCAGGGTCCTTGGACTCCTTTCACTTTCAAAGACCCAGAACTCAATGTAGCTACATTACCTGATCCCAAATTCGGTGCAAACAACAGATTGTCCATATCTGCTACTGAAAAACTAAGACTTATGTTTGAGAAGCAAGCAATTAGTGAAAAGGATGTTAAGACGGGagaatag